A section of the Chryseobacterium scophthalmum genome encodes:
- a CDS encoding acetyl-CoA C-acyltransferase, whose protein sequence is MKEVFIVSAVRTPIGSFMGSLATVPATKLGAAAVKGALDKINLDPKNVQEIYMGNVLQAGEGQAPARQVALGAGLSNETPSTTINKVCASGMKAVSMAAQAIKAGDADVIVAGGMENMSMVPHYYNARNATKLGDVKMQDGMILDGLTDVYNKVHMGVCAEKCATDYSITREDQDNFAIQSYTRSAKAWSEGKFAEEVVPVSIPQRKGDPIIFAEDEEYKAVNFDRLPTLPTVFKKEEGTVTAANASTLNDGASALILVSKEKMEELGLKPLAKIVSYADAAHEPENFTTAPAKALPIALKKAGLQISDIDFFEFNEAFSVVGLANNKILGLDAAKVNVNGGAVALGHPLGSSGSRIIVTLINVLKQNNAKYGAAAICNGGGGASAIVIENI, encoded by the coding sequence ATGAAAGAAGTATTCATCGTTTCCGCAGTAAGAACTCCGATAGGAAGTTTTATGGGTAGTTTGGCTACAGTTCCTGCTACAAAATTAGGCGCTGCAGCGGTAAAAGGAGCATTAGATAAAATTAATCTTGATCCTAAGAACGTTCAGGAAATCTATATGGGGAATGTTCTTCAGGCAGGCGAAGGTCAGGCTCCGGCAAGACAGGTTGCTTTAGGAGCAGGGTTATCAAACGAAACTCCATCTACAACTATAAATAAAGTTTGTGCTTCAGGAATGAAAGCTGTTTCAATGGCTGCACAGGCAATTAAAGCTGGTGATGCAGACGTAATTGTTGCAGGAGGTATGGAAAACATGTCGATGGTTCCTCATTACTATAATGCAAGAAATGCTACAAAATTAGGTGATGTAAAAATGCAGGACGGAATGATTTTAGACGGTCTTACAGACGTTTACAACAAAGTTCACATGGGAGTTTGCGCAGAAAAATGTGCAACAGATTACAGCATTACAAGAGAAGATCAGGATAATTTTGCAATACAATCTTACACAAGATCTGCAAAAGCTTGGAGCGAAGGGAAATTCGCTGAAGAAGTTGTTCCTGTTTCAATTCCACAGAGAAAAGGAGACCCTATCATTTTCGCTGAAGATGAAGAATACAAAGCTGTAAATTTCGACAGACTTCCTACACTTCCAACAGTTTTCAAAAAAGAAGAAGGAACAGTTACTGCAGCTAATGCATCTACTCTAAATGACGGTGCATCTGCTTTAATCCTTGTTTCGAAAGAGAAAATGGAAGAATTAGGATTGAAGCCTTTGGCAAAAATCGTTTCTTATGCTGATGCAGCTCACGAGCCTGAAAACTTTACAACAGCTCCGGCAAAAGCTTTACCAATCGCTCTTAAAAAAGCAGGTTTGCAGATTTCAGACATCGATTTCTTCGAGTTCAACGAGGCTTTCTCTGTAGTTGGTTTGGCAAACAATAAAATCTTAGGATTAGATGCTGCTAAAGTAAACGTAAACGGTGGAGCGGTAGCTTTAGGACATCCACTTGGAAGTTCTGGTTCAAGAATCATTGTTACATTGATTAATGTTTTAAAACAAAATAACGCTAAATACGGTGCTGCAGCTATCTGTAATGGAGGTGGTGGTGCTTCTGCAATCGTTATTGAAAATATATAA
- a CDS encoding MFS transporter: MSETEIQPTQNIKNNPKIMKAWAVYDWANSVYSLVITSAIFPIYYTILTTAYNKKEFVPEAGEVQEIPVRNMIKIFGDAYEPEAVLSFSYAISFFLVVLLSPFLSSLADTIGNKKSFLQFFCYLGATSCMGLAMFTGMENIFLGLLFSITASVGFWGSLVFYNSFLPDIATPDKQDALSAKGYIYGYIGSVVLLIICLVLIQVVAKGPDQAKIYIRISFLLTGAWWFGFSQYTFKHLPQFGDVKEKLPKDLVLLNYKNIFKKHQEQGGFFEVLKDNISFYKDIAKESFRELFSVGNKLFSDKALKFFLSSFFFYSVGMQTIFLMAVPFGSTVIFPKEADKYKLIITILVIQIIAIFGAFLFSRLSKKIGNKNVITIAVIIWIACCLSAYSLNKENPNVQLQFYGLAGLIGLVMGGLQAMSRSTYSKLLPENSMENTTFFSFYDVLEKLAIICGMLIFSVFIQRFHNMQYAFISMSVFFAAGAILIRFLKTKI, from the coding sequence ATGTCTGAAACTGAAATTCAACCTACTCAAAATATAAAAAATAATCCAAAGATCATGAAAGCTTGGGCGGTCTACGACTGGGCAAACTCTGTGTATTCTTTGGTAATTACATCTGCAATATTCCCGATTTATTATACGATTCTTACGACAGCTTACAATAAAAAAGAATTTGTTCCGGAAGCAGGAGAAGTTCAGGAAATTCCTGTAAGAAATATGATTAAAATCTTCGGAGACGCCTATGAGCCTGAAGCGGTTTTAAGTTTTTCTTACGCAATCTCATTCTTTTTAGTCGTTTTATTGTCTCCATTTTTATCTTCTTTGGCAGATACGATTGGAAACAAAAAATCTTTTCTTCAGTTTTTCTGTTACTTAGGAGCAACTTCTTGTATGGGATTAGCCATGTTTACAGGCATGGAAAATATCTTTTTAGGATTGCTTTTCAGTATTACAGCGAGTGTAGGTTTTTGGGGAAGTTTAGTGTTTTATAATTCATTTTTACCAGATATCGCTACTCCGGATAAACAGGATGCATTGTCTGCAAAAGGATATATTTACGGATATATTGGCTCTGTAGTTTTATTGATTATCTGTTTGGTTTTAATTCAGGTAGTTGCAAAAGGACCGGATCAGGCTAAAATTTATATCAGAATCAGCTTTTTATTAACGGGAGCTTGGTGGTTTGGTTTCTCACAATATACATTCAAACATTTACCTCAGTTTGGAGATGTGAAAGAAAAACTTCCTAAAGATTTAGTACTTTTAAACTATAAAAACATCTTTAAAAAGCATCAGGAACAAGGAGGTTTTTTTGAAGTATTAAAAGATAATATCAGTTTCTATAAAGATATTGCTAAAGAGAGTTTCAGAGAATTATTCAGTGTGGGGAACAAGCTTTTTTCAGATAAAGCTTTGAAATTTTTCCTGTCGAGTTTCTTCTTTTACAGTGTCGGAATGCAGACCATATTTTTAATGGCGGTTCCTTTCGGAAGTACAGTAATTTTCCCTAAAGAAGCTGATAAATACAAGTTGATCATTACAATTTTAGTTATTCAGATTATTGCGATTTTTGGTGCTTTCTTATTTTCAAGATTATCTAAAAAAATTGGGAATAAAAATGTAATTACCATTGCTGTAATTATCTGGATTGCCTGCTGTTTATCTGCATATTCTTTAAACAAAGAAAATCCAAATGTTCAGCTTCAGTTTTATGGATTAGCTGGTTTGATTGGTTTGGTAATGGGTGGTCTTCAGGCAATGTCGAGATCAACTTATTCAAAACTTTTACCAGAAAATTCTATGGAAAATACAACGTTTTTCAGTTTCTACGATGTACTTGAAAAGCTTGCAATCATTTGTGGAATGCTTATTTTCAGTGTATTTATTCAAAGATTTCATAATATGCAATATGCATTTATTTCGATGTCGGTATTTTTTGCGGCGGGTGCAATTCTTATCAGATTCTTAAAAACGAAGATATAA
- a CDS encoding mevalonate kinase produces the protein MTNPLFYAKIILFGEYGMIEDSQGLVVPYSFYKGTLKFSDSDSEFEKKSNFHLQKYADFLENLSLPEQFKIDVNRLKEDISNGLFFDSNIPQGYGVGSSGALVAAIFEKYSFTKHDPESISKENLKNIKAVFGEMESYFHGKSSGMDPLICYMNLPILIENKENLDKVAIPKGEEGKGAIFLIDSGITGETGPMIQIFFEKMKTEGFRKTLKEEFIRYNNACIDSFLKKDMNPFFRNLKKLSYWAYEHFRPMIPESIFNIWKKGLDSNAYYLKLCGSGGGGYILGFTKDYEKAEKMLDGFQKEVIYRF, from the coding sequence ATGACGAACCCTTTATTTTACGCTAAAATTATCCTCTTCGGAGAGTACGGAATGATAGAAGACTCACAAGGTCTTGTAGTTCCTTACAGTTTTTATAAAGGCACTTTAAAGTTTTCAGACTCAGATTCAGAATTTGAGAAAAAATCAAACTTTCATTTACAGAAATATGCTGATTTTCTGGAGAACTTAAGTCTTCCCGAGCAATTCAAAATAGATGTAAACCGTCTGAAAGAAGATATTTCTAATGGACTTTTCTTCGATTCTAATATTCCTCAAGGATATGGAGTGGGAAGTTCAGGAGCTTTGGTTGCGGCTATTTTTGAAAAATACAGCTTCACAAAACACGATCCTGAAAGTATTTCAAAAGAAAATCTTAAAAATATAAAAGCCGTTTTTGGCGAAATGGAAAGCTATTTCCACGGTAAAAGTTCCGGAATGGATCCTTTAATTTGCTACATGAATCTTCCGATTCTTATCGAAAATAAAGAGAATTTAGATAAAGTAGCGATTCCAAAAGGAGAAGAAGGAAAAGGAGCAATTTTTTTGATTGATTCAGGGATTACAGGCGAAACAGGACCGATGATCCAGATCTTCTTTGAAAAAATGAAGACCGAAGGTTTCCGTAAAACGCTGAAAGAAGAGTTTATTCGTTACAATAATGCTTGTATCGATTCTTTCCTTAAAAAAGATATGAATCCGTTTTTTAGAAACCTTAAAAAGCTTTCTTATTGGGCTTACGAACATTTCCGTCCGATGATTCCTGAAAGTATTTTCAACATCTGGAAAAAAGGTTTAGATTCTAATGCTTATTACCTTAAACTTTGCGGAAGTGGTGGTGGTGGCTATATTTTAGGTTTTACAAAAGACTATGAAAAAGCAGAAAAAATGCTTGACGGTTTCCAGAAAGAAGTGATTTATAGATTCTAA
- a CDS encoding UbiA family prenyltransferase — protein sequence MSSEKESFQQKNYIRKSLFYRLSQFVGFLLGARFFVAVLLTFALYVSTFFLFNQEESFKKFVFDFKVHGIIFCTVLSILAGGIINQFYDFEKDHIVKPFRTRIQSFIQQKYFLYVYLALTVISLGVASFISYRVLIFFVVYQFFMWFYSHKLSRILILNNLTFVSLTLYPFFGMMVYYQTFSKKVFLMAIFLFLILLCIDIVKDTLTKSVDKAFDYTTIPNYFKSKNTKIILVSLLIVTMAVSMKLILKTGISGFMSYYFTGGLFVMIICVYLLLNSSRRTKFLTLNILRFWVFIGILAMLLNGIEGKL from the coding sequence ATGAGTTCTGAAAAAGAGAGTTTCCAACAGAAAAATTATATCCGAAAATCTTTATTTTACAGATTATCACAATTCGTGGGCTTTCTTTTAGGCGCACGTTTTTTTGTGGCTGTTTTGCTTACTTTTGCACTGTATGTTTCTACTTTTTTCCTTTTTAACCAAGAAGAATCTTTCAAGAAATTTGTCTTTGACTTCAAAGTTCACGGCATTATTTTCTGTACTGTTTTAAGTATTCTTGCAGGTGGAATTATCAATCAGTTCTACGATTTTGAAAAAGATCATATTGTAAAACCGTTCCGTACAAGAATTCAGAGCTTTATTCAGCAGAAATATTTTCTGTATGTGTATTTGGCTTTAACGGTAATTTCGCTAGGAGTAGCAAGCTTTATTTCTTACAGAGTTCTGATTTTCTTTGTTGTTTATCAGTTCTTTATGTGGTTTTACAGCCATAAACTGAGTCGGATTTTAATTTTAAATAATCTCACTTTTGTCAGTTTAACATTATACCCGTTTTTTGGGATGATGGTTTATTATCAGACTTTTTCAAAGAAAGTTTTTTTAATGGCTATTTTTCTGTTTTTAATTCTTTTATGTATTGATATTGTGAAAGATACTTTAACGAAAAGTGTTGATAAAGCTTTTGATTATACTACAATTCCAAATTATTTTAAAAGTAAAAATACCAAGATCATTCTTGTCTCTTTGCTGATTGTAACGATGGCAGTTTCGATGAAACTTATTCTCAAAACAGGAATTTCAGGTTTTATGTCTTATTATTTTACCGGAGGTCTGTTTGTCATGATTATTTGTGTTTATCTGCTTTTAAACTCCTCCAGAAGAACTAAGTTTCTTACGCTCAATATTTTACGTTTCTGGGTTTTCATTGGAATTCTAGCAATGTTGCTTAACGGAATCGAAGGTAAATTGTAG
- a CDS encoding proline dehydrogenase family protein, which yields MPIFNDTKVAFADKTDAQLRKAYWMFKMIEQPALTSLGTSVLNFTVHNNFPFVTGIVKNTLFEQFVGGETREESMKVVKQLFKRGVGSIFDYSIEGKEDEETFDAVCQEIKDIIKFSVGNPAIPFIVFKPTAFGRIDLYEAVGKNAELTSSQKEEWARVVKRFDEVCKLCHEHDKKVMVDAEETWMQDAADQLCEEMMEKYNQEKPIVWNTIQMYRTGRLEYMEQNLQRAREKNYFIGYKIVRGAYMEKERARAAEKGYADPIQPTKDASDKNYNAGIDFVMNHLDKVSAFFGTHNEISSELVMDKMKAKGLENNNPHIYFGQLYGMSDNITFYLSDKGYNAAKYLPYGPVKDVVPYLTRRARENTSVAGQTGRELGLIKKELDRRRK from the coding sequence ATGCCCATTTTCAACGATACCAAAGTTGCATTTGCCGATAAAACTGATGCACAATTAAGAAAAGCCTATTGGATGTTTAAAATGATTGAACAGCCTGCTTTAACAAGTCTTGGAACTTCTGTCCTGAATTTTACCGTTCATAATAATTTCCCATTCGTTACCGGAATTGTGAAAAACACTTTGTTTGAGCAATTTGTAGGTGGAGAAACTCGTGAAGAGAGTATGAAAGTGGTAAAACAGCTTTTCAAAAGAGGGGTTGGAAGTATTTTCGACTATTCGATTGAAGGGAAAGAAGATGAAGAAACCTTTGATGCCGTATGTCAGGAAATTAAAGATATCATTAAATTTTCTGTAGGAAATCCTGCAATTCCTTTTATTGTTTTTAAACCTACCGCATTCGGAAGAATTGATTTGTATGAAGCTGTCGGAAAAAATGCAGAACTGACTTCAAGCCAAAAAGAAGAATGGGCGAGAGTTGTAAAAAGATTTGACGAGGTATGCAAACTTTGTCATGAGCATGATAAAAAAGTGATGGTTGACGCTGAAGAAACCTGGATGCAGGACGCAGCAGACCAGCTTTGTGAAGAGATGATGGAAAAATATAATCAGGAAAAACCGATTGTCTGGAACACCATTCAAATGTACAGAACAGGTCGTCTTGAGTATATGGAACAGAATCTTCAGAGAGCAAGAGAAAAGAATTATTTTATTGGTTATAAGATTGTTCGTGGCGCTTACATGGAAAAAGAAAGAGCGAGAGCAGCAGAAAAAGGATATGCAGATCCTATTCAGCCAACCAAAGATGCATCCGATAAAAATTACAATGCCGGAATCGATTTTGTAATGAATCATTTAGATAAAGTTTCTGCGTTCTTTGGAACTCACAACGAGATTTCATCTGAATTGGTGATGGATAAAATGAAGGCTAAAGGTCTGGAAAATAACAATCCTCACATCTATTTTGGGCAACTTTACGGGATGAGTGATAACATTACATTCTATTTGTCTGATAAAGGCTATAATGCAGCAAAATATCTTCCTTATGGACCTGTAAAAGATGTGGTTCCTTATCTTACCAGAAGAGCCAGAGAAAACACTTCTGTTGCCGGACAAACTGGAAGAGAATTGGGTTTAATTAAAAAAGAATTAGACAGAAGAAGAAAATAA
- a CDS encoding helix-turn-helix domain-containing protein: MSLNERISKVIEYSGFTPSEFADEIDVQRSSISHVTSGRNKPSLEFIIKIKSRFPEILWDWLVTGDGEMLKSELPDTEEPVTQEIQKPTSLPDLFTMMNNDKDFGSKEPEEPVIIESPSESIKTYQSKANEKIFDSQRLEKSNEEIISQVIGNQSNKIKRIILFYENGKFESFEP; encoded by the coding sequence ATGAGTTTAAATGAAAGAATTTCAAAAGTTATAGAATATTCAGGTTTTACTCCATCGGAATTTGCAGATGAAATAGATGTACAGCGTTCGTCTATTTCTCATGTAACTTCAGGAAGAAATAAGCCGTCTCTAGAATTTATTATCAAAATAAAATCTCGCTTTCCAGAAATTTTATGGGACTGGTTGGTGACTGGTGATGGTGAAATGCTGAAGTCTGAACTTCCCGATACGGAAGAACCAGTAACGCAAGAAATACAAAAACCAACTTCCCTACCCGATTTATTTACGATGATGAATAACGATAAAGATTTTGGCAGTAAAGAACCTGAAGAACCAGTCATAATTGAGAGCCCTTCAGAATCGATTAAAACGTATCAAAGTAAAGCAAACGAAAAAATATTCGATTCTCAGCGATTAGAAAAATCAAACGAAGAAATCATTAGTCAAGTTATTGGAAATCAATCGAATAAGATAAAACGTATCATTTTATTTTATGAAAATGGAAAATTTGAAAGTTTTGAGCCATAA
- a CDS encoding M14 family zinc carboxypeptidase, translated as MNFEHFYTANSDFPNRYISPEKLFSYLQTNLKDYIQEIGRSYLDKPIYKLSVGTGKINILAWSQMHGNESNATHAMLDLLKSLDKAPELKADLFSKISLDFIFMLNPDGSEKWTRLNASEIDLNRDFHNEASKEIKFLKNMVASKKYDYALNLHEQRTIFTTDGIHPATLSFLAPSENVERTVTDNRKKCMAVIADVYNHLKELIPNQIGRYSDEFYPTSTGDNFIKAGMPTILFEGGHFADDYSRKETRKYYTIALYYALRSISELNSDITGWEAYQEIPENQETHYDVVYRNVKLNTDHECILDIAVQYREVYEEGKDEISFIPFVIEAGDVKKRKGWLEIDCTGKRYVSDAKYPKLDAEVNFKIED; from the coding sequence ATGAACTTTGAACATTTCTACACTGCAAATTCTGATTTTCCTAATCGCTATATTTCTCCTGAAAAATTATTTTCTTACTTACAGACGAATCTCAAAGATTACATTCAAGAGATCGGAAGGTCTTATTTAGATAAACCCATTTATAAGTTAAGTGTAGGAACTGGTAAGATCAATATTCTTGCTTGGTCACAAATGCACGGGAATGAATCTAATGCAACGCATGCCATGCTCGATTTGTTGAAGAGTTTAGATAAAGCTCCCGAATTAAAAGCAGATCTTTTCAGTAAGATAAGTTTAGACTTTATCTTTATGCTAAATCCAGATGGTTCTGAAAAATGGACGAGGCTTAATGCATCTGAAATAGATCTTAATAGAGACTTCCATAATGAAGCGAGTAAAGAGATTAAATTTCTGAAAAATATGGTCGCTTCAAAGAAATACGATTATGCTCTGAATCTTCACGAGCAACGTACGATTTTTACCACCGATGGAATTCATCCGGCAACATTATCATTTTTGGCTCCATCAGAAAATGTAGAGCGAACTGTTACCGATAATCGGAAAAAATGCATGGCAGTAATTGCGGATGTTTACAACCACTTGAAAGAATTAATTCCTAATCAAATTGGAAGATATTCTGATGAGTTCTATCCCACTTCTACGGGAGATAATTTTATAAAAGCAGGAATGCCGACCATCCTTTTTGAAGGTGGACATTTTGCAGATGATTATTCCAGAAAAGAAACCAGAAAATATTATACGATTGCTTTGTACTATGCCTTAAGATCTATAAGCGAACTCAATTCTGATATTACAGGTTGGGAGGCTTATCAAGAGATTCCCGAGAATCAAGAAACGCATTATGATGTTGTGTACAGAAACGTAAAATTAAATACGGATCATGAATGCATTTTAGATATTGCGGTTCAGTACAGAGAAGTTTATGAAGAAGGTAAAGATGAAATTTCATTTATCCCTTTTGTGATAGAGGCGGGAGATGTAAAGAAAAGAAAGGGCTGGCTGGAAATTGACTGTACCGGAAAAAGATATGTTTCTGATGCGAAATATCCCAAACTTGATGCAGAAGTAAATTTCAAAATAGAAGACTAA
- a CDS encoding DUF4920 domain-containing protein: MKFKAILVLAAVSVSTLAFAQEKKKMGPPEGNAIVGDTYGSVVASSVESKAISVEKLGKKLKKEIKKVENVAVKGKVTDVCEKKGCWLTIQTEDNSQFFVKMKDYAFFVPTALKGKTVVLDGTAERKVTSIDEQKHYAEDAKKPQAEIDAITQPKEEIRFVANGIKVVN; encoded by the coding sequence ATGAAATTTAAGGCAATATTAGTTTTAGCAGCAGTAAGCGTATCTACTTTGGCTTTTGCTCAGGAAAAGAAAAAAATGGGTCCGCCGGAAGGTAATGCAATCGTAGGAGACACTTATGGGTCTGTGGTAGCTTCTTCTGTAGAATCTAAAGCTATCTCTGTTGAAAAATTAGGCAAAAAGCTTAAGAAAGAAATTAAAAAAGTTGAAAACGTAGCTGTAAAAGGTAAAGTAACAGATGTTTGTGAGAAAAAAGGATGTTGGTTAACCATACAAACTGAAGACAATTCTCAGTTTTTTGTAAAAATGAAAGATTATGCATTCTTCGTTCCAACAGCTTTGAAAGGAAAAACAGTTGTATTAGACGGAACTGCTGAAAGAAAAGTAACTTCTATTGACGAGCAGAAACATTACGCAGAAGATGCTAAAAAACCTCAGGCAGAAATTGATGCAATTACTCAACCTAAAGAGGAAATAAGATTCGTAGCCAACGGAATTAAAGTGGTCAACTAA
- a CDS encoding APC family permease → MQKKLKLWDAIMLVMGSMIGSGIFIVSADMMRNLGSGYWMIVVWVITGIMTVAAAISYGELSSLFPKAGGQYTYLTEIFGKKMGFLYGWGLFTVIQTGTIAAVAMAFGKFTAYLVPELNNAAPIFQSGTFQITWIQILAIAVIILLTYINTRGVESGKLLQNVFTGSKIIALLGLIALGFILVDVSHLAENFSFGTDSFNNLKQDDKGIFLQSGWESISGMTLMGGIAAAMVGSVFSSVAWESVTFVSGEIENPKKNVVKAMILGTSAVMLLYIAVNFVYINALDRDSIAFAANDRVAVAASQNIFGSAGTVIIAVLVMISTFGCNNGLILAGARVFQTMAKDGLFFKSAVDNNKNQVPGNALWMQGIWASLLCLSGQYGNLLDMISFVIVLFYMITVFGVIYLRIKQPDLERPYKTWLYPITPIIYLLIGTAFCVLLLIYKQQYTWPGFLIVLLGLPVYYLINRNKKTDQ, encoded by the coding sequence ATGCAGAAAAAACTAAAACTATGGGACGCCATTATGTTGGTAATGGGTTCGATGATTGGAAGCGGAATTTTTATCGTAAGCGCTGACATGATGCGGAATCTGGGTTCCGGATACTGGATGATCGTTGTTTGGGTGATTACCGGAATTATGACTGTTGCTGCAGCGATAAGCTATGGCGAACTGTCATCGCTTTTCCCAAAAGCTGGCGGACAATACACGTATCTTACAGAGATTTTCGGTAAAAAAATGGGTTTCCTCTACGGATGGGGATTGTTTACCGTGATTCAGACCGGAACAATTGCCGCTGTTGCAATGGCATTCGGAAAATTTACCGCATATCTTGTCCCGGAGTTAAATAATGCTGCACCCATATTTCAGAGCGGAACATTTCAGATTACCTGGATTCAGATTTTAGCAATAGCAGTGATTATTTTGCTTACCTACATCAATACGAGAGGGGTGGAAAGTGGCAAGCTACTTCAAAATGTTTTTACGGGATCAAAAATCATTGCTCTCCTTGGATTAATTGCTTTAGGATTTATCTTGGTTGATGTTTCTCACCTGGCTGAAAATTTCAGCTTTGGAACAGATTCTTTCAATAACTTAAAACAGGACGATAAAGGCATCTTTTTACAATCGGGGTGGGAATCTATCTCCGGAATGACTTTGATGGGCGGAATCGCTGCCGCAATGGTTGGTTCGGTGTTTAGTTCGGTTGCCTGGGAGAGCGTAACTTTTGTTTCTGGCGAAATTGAAAATCCCAAGAAAAATGTTGTGAAAGCAATGATTTTGGGAACTTCAGCAGTAATGTTGTTGTACATCGCAGTAAATTTTGTTTACATTAATGCTTTAGACAGAGATTCAATTGCTTTTGCTGCCAATGACAGAGTTGCGGTTGCCGCTTCACAGAATATTTTTGGAAGCGCAGGAACGGTGATTATCGCTGTTTTGGTAATGATTTCTACATTCGGATGTAATAATGGATTAATTTTAGCCGGAGCAAGAGTTTTTCAGACGATGGCAAAAGATGGATTATTCTTTAAATCAGCAGTTGACAACAACAAAAATCAGGTTCCCGGAAATGCACTTTGGATGCAGGGAATTTGGGCATCATTACTTTGCTTGAGCGGACAATACGGAAACCTTTTAGATATGATTTCATTTGTCATCGTATTGTTTTACATGATCACTGTTTTCGGGGTCATTTATTTGAGAATTAAACAACCTGATCTCGAAAGACCTTACAAAACTTGGCTATATCCGATCACTCCGATAATTTACCTTTTGATCGGAACCGCTTTTTGCGTATTGCTTTTAATTTATAAACAACAATACACTTGGCCGGGATTTTTAATTGTTCTTCTCGGGTTGCCTGTTTATTATCTTATCAATAGAAATAAAAAAACAGATCAATAA
- a CDS encoding GPW/gp25 family protein — MDTPNYRMPFVPSTLMSEGGSIDTCDMGESIAHNIMLLITTKKGENRYDDNYGNDVWNLEFDNGVTSAVWESVFVKSLKRQILQYEPRIVQPQVDAHVKLVEHNYDTKEHTEIKKKVKIGINAKMEATGERFSFSTELFLSPMSID, encoded by the coding sequence ATGGACACACCAAATTACAGAATGCCTTTTGTGCCTTCTACACTCATGTCTGAAGGGGGAAGTATCGATACCTGCGATATGGGAGAAAGCATCGCTCACAACATTATGCTTCTAATCACGACAAAAAAAGGCGAGAACAGATATGATGACAACTACGGAAACGATGTTTGGAATCTGGAATTCGATAATGGCGTAACATCAGCAGTTTGGGAAAGTGTATTTGTAAAAAGTCTTAAAAGACAGATCTTACAATACGAGCCACGAATTGTACAGCCACAAGTTGATGCTCATGTAAAACTTGTAGAGCATAACTATGATACCAAAGAACATACAGAAATCAAGAAAAAAGTAAAAATAGGAATTAATGCAAAAATGGAAGCTACAGGCGAGCGTTTCAGTTTTTCTACCGAACTTTTTCTAAGCCCGATGTCCATCGACTAA